A single window of Engraulis encrasicolus isolate BLACKSEA-1 chromosome 20, IST_EnEncr_1.0, whole genome shotgun sequence DNA harbors:
- the LOC134435716 gene encoding armadillo-like helical domain-containing protein 2: MNQYLYKFNQYVGALLGTDDPQGNSQENRGKIHHDKSIREAGEKLESEHLPIKNRVRAAHDLGVLAYTGGYEGGTLTTEYIPIMLQLLSHPDVSDEHLIPLLEGLASLWHAQLANQAKACQLGASATLMDIISPECSRSDLVKRWACYALDMLCINNVPNMRVLVTMPHLQAHLEAAAALDWAWWPKNHAAVLLKVLGFWPSDTEEPVTEEGGGDQVEMEDETEREGKTEEEDGGHNTIPEED; the protein is encoded by the exons ATGAATCAGTACCTGTACAAGTTCAACCAGTACGTCGGTGCCCTGCTGGGCACAGATGATCCGCAGGGTAACTCCCAGGAGAACAGAGGGAAGATCCATCACGATAAGAGCATCAGGGAGGCCGGGGAGAAGCTGGAGAGCGAACACCTGCCCATCAAGAACAGAGTGCGGGCTGCACACGACCTCGGCGTGCTGGCATACACGG GTGGTTACGAGGGCGGTACGCTGACGACAGAGTACATCCCCATCATGCTCCAGCTGCTGTCCCATCCGGATGTGAGCGATGAACACCTGATCCCTCTGCTGGAGGGCCTGGCCTCCCTCTGGCACGCTCAGCTGGCCAACCAG GCCAAGGCCTGCCAGCTGGGCGCCTCAGCCACCCTGATGGACATCATCTCCCCTGAGTGCTCGCGCTCGGACCTGGTGAAGCGCTGGGCCTGCTACGCCCTGGACATGCTGTGCATCAACAACGTCCCCAACATGCGGGTCCTGGTTACCATGCCCCACCTACAGGCACACCTGGAGGCTGCCGCAGCCCTGGATTGGGCATG GTGGCCAAAGAACCACGCTGCAGTCCTGCTCAAGGTGCTGGGCTTCTGGCCGAGCGATACGGAGGAGCCAGTgactgaggagggagggggtgaccaggtggagatggaggatgaGACCGAGCGAGAGGGCAAGACCGAGGAAGAGGACGGGGGACACAACACCATACCTGAGGAAGACTGA